One window of Terriglobia bacterium genomic DNA carries:
- a CDS encoding GMC oxidoreductase, producing MQRLSTPVQQLKNHYTVVVVGSGYGGGISASRLSRAGKDVCILERGREYIPGEYPDTPAEVLREIQLDSPGGHIGSRAALLDLRINQDINVLVGCGLGGTSLINANVAAHPDPRVFDDARWPAAFRSDTATRLADGYTRATQMLTPSPYPDHFPALRKLQALDTSAKSVNGNFYRLPINVTFEDKVNAFGVEQHACVGCGDCVTGCNYGAKNTTLMNYLPDAWNHGAEIYTEVCVRFLERKNDQWLVHYQLVESGQEQFDGPAMFITADIVVLAAGTLGSTEILLRSKAAGLQLSNNIGSRFTGNGDVLCFSYNTETEINGMGFGANNPADREPVGPCITGIIDLRNTPQVQDGIVIEEGSVPGGVADFMPLTLSSAAVLMGKDLSTNLADAVAEKGRELETLVDGPYAGATRNTQTYLVMAHDNDGGQMLLADDRLRVDWPGVGGQPIFQQIKQRLLDATKGLGGVYVANPSKLTNQNLTSVHPLGGCVMAESADQGVVNHKGQVFSGAADGAVYDGLLVSDGSIIPMPLGINPLLTISAIAERNCALLAADRGWNIDYGFTAAPVKRQPAALTPAVQFTETMKGSFSTAVKDDFQKGFDRGQQDNSPMQFVLTMMAEDAELMLTDPQHQFQAVGTVTAPALSAEPMTVSDGVFQLFVEDPSAVETRNMIYLLKLASEEGKTYYFRGIKLIHNDHTADDLWKDTTTLFVTLFDGDSTSSPVLGKGILIIQPQDFVVQLQTMQVLNVDDDQQRLQWLAKFGQFFTGVLFDTYGPVVVKPNQIDSTKPPLRKKRSLRMNAPELYYPVTSDNVTLRLTRYCGGKKGPVVLSPGFGASASSYATDTVDTNLAEYLYANGYDVWLFDYRASPDLPAASTLFSLDDIARKDYPAAIAKVREVSGAATVQVVVHCVGSMTFLMSMMSGLEGVRQAICSQLGLFPVTSTLNQVKAGMHAAGFLLALGQKTVDTDLPASDWRNILADVVIQMFPPQELCNSNVCHQVRIIYGEVYKHDQLNAATHAALFEMFGVANIRAFNHILTTIQKGQVVDEQGNDVYMPNVGKLKIPISFIQGAENQLFLPEGTHHTFQYVCEKNGSDNYIWITFPNYGHMDCFIGRSAATDIYPTICSELGKTN from the coding sequence ATGCAGCGTCTCTCTACCCCAGTTCAACAGCTCAAGAACCATTACACCGTTGTGGTCGTCGGTTCCGGTTACGGCGGCGGGATCTCGGCATCTCGTTTGTCGCGCGCCGGTAAGGACGTTTGCATTCTGGAACGCGGCCGCGAATATATTCCGGGCGAATATCCCGACACGCCGGCTGAAGTGCTGCGCGAGATCCAGCTGGATTCTCCCGGCGGTCATATAGGTTCGCGCGCGGCTTTACTCGATCTCCGCATCAATCAAGATATCAATGTACTCGTCGGTTGCGGCCTCGGCGGTACCTCATTGATCAATGCGAATGTCGCGGCCCATCCGGACCCGCGCGTGTTCGATGATGCGCGCTGGCCGGCCGCATTCCGCAGCGATACGGCCACGCGCCTGGCCGACGGGTACACGCGCGCCACGCAAATGCTCACACCGAGTCCATACCCCGATCACTTTCCCGCCCTCCGAAAACTGCAGGCGTTGGATACATCGGCCAAGAGCGTGAACGGGAACTTTTATCGCTTGCCGATCAACGTCACTTTTGAAGACAAGGTGAATGCGTTCGGCGTCGAGCAGCATGCCTGCGTCGGCTGCGGCGACTGTGTCACCGGTTGCAACTACGGCGCAAAGAACACGACGCTGATGAATTACCTTCCGGATGCCTGGAATCACGGAGCCGAAATTTACACTGAGGTTTGCGTTCGTTTTCTGGAGCGTAAGAACGACCAGTGGCTTGTTCACTATCAGTTGGTGGAGTCGGGACAGGAACAGTTTGACGGCCCGGCGATGTTCATCACTGCCGACATCGTGGTACTCGCAGCCGGTACGCTCGGATCTACGGAAATTCTCCTTCGCTCGAAAGCCGCCGGACTGCAGCTTTCGAACAACATCGGCTCTCGATTCACGGGGAATGGGGATGTTTTGTGTTTCAGCTACAACACTGAGACGGAAATCAACGGTATGGGATTCGGCGCGAACAATCCGGCCGATCGGGAACCCGTCGGGCCTTGTATTACAGGCATTATCGATCTGCGCAACACACCGCAAGTGCAGGATGGAATCGTGATCGAGGAAGGCTCCGTCCCGGGGGGCGTGGCTGATTTCATGCCGCTGACCCTGTCCAGCGCCGCTGTGCTCATGGGGAAGGATCTCAGCACAAATCTTGCGGATGCGGTGGCGGAGAAGGGAAGGGAACTGGAGACATTGGTGGATGGGCCATATGCGGGCGCGACGAGGAATACCCAGACGTATCTGGTCATGGCGCACGACAACGATGGAGGACAAATGCTGCTGGCCGACGACCGGCTCCGTGTGGACTGGCCCGGCGTCGGAGGCCAGCCCATTTTCCAGCAAATCAAGCAGCGGCTGCTGGATGCGACAAAAGGCTTAGGCGGCGTCTACGTGGCCAATCCGAGCAAGCTGACCAATCAGAACCTGACCTCGGTGCATCCCCTTGGCGGTTGCGTCATGGCCGAGAGCGCCGATCAAGGCGTGGTCAATCACAAAGGCCAGGTCTTTTCGGGTGCTGCGGACGGTGCGGTTTACGACGGTTTACTGGTGTCGGACGGCTCGATAATTCCAATGCCTTTGGGGATCAATCCGCTGCTGACGATATCCGCCATCGCCGAGCGCAACTGTGCCCTGCTGGCGGCGGACCGCGGCTGGAATATCGACTACGGTTTCACCGCTGCGCCGGTGAAACGGCAGCCCGCCGCCTTAACACCGGCAGTACAGTTCACCGAGACGATGAAAGGATCCTTCTCGACAGCGGTCAAGGATGATTTCCAAAAGGGCTTCGATCGCGGCCAGCAGGATAACTCGCCCATGCAGTTTGTGCTGACGATGATGGCTGAGGACGCGGAATTGATGTTGACCGATCCCCAACACCAATTCCAGGCGGTTGGTACCGTGACCGCACCGGCGCTGTCGGCGGAACCGATGACGGTATCCGACGGAGTGTTCCAGTTGTTCGTGGAAGATCCTTCGGCCGTGGAAACGCGCAACATGATTTATCTGCTGAAGCTGGCGTCGGAGGAGGGCAAGACCTACTACTTCCGTGGCATCAAACTGATCCATAACGATCACACGGCGGACGATTTGTGGAAGGACACGACAACGCTGTTTGTGACGCTATTTGACGGCGACAGTACGTCGAGTCCGGTACTGGGGAAAGGCATTCTGATAATCCAGCCGCAGGACTTTGTGGTCCAGCTGCAGACCATGCAGGTACTGAACGTGGATGACGACCAGCAGCGCCTGCAGTGGCTGGCAAAGTTCGGGCAGTTCTTCACCGGGGTGTTGTTTGACACCTACGGTCCCGTCGTTGTGAAACCGAATCAGATCGATTCGACCAAGCCGCCGCTGCGGAAGAAGCGCTCCCTGCGGATGAATGCGCCGGAACTCTATTACCCGGTCACCAGCGATAACGTGACGCTGCGCTTGACGCGTTACTGCGGGGGGAAGAAGGGGCCGGTGGTGCTGTCGCCAGGTTTTGGCGCATCGGCGTCGTCGTATGCGACCGATACCGTGGACACCAATCTGGCGGAGTATCTTTACGCCAACGGCTATGACGTGTGGCTGTTCGATTATCGTGCCAGTCCGGACCTGCCGGCGGCGTCGACTCTCTTTTCGCTGGACGACATCGCGCGGAAAGACTATCCGGCCGCGATCGCCAAGGTGAGGGAAGTATCGGGAGCCGCGACGGTGCAGGTAGTAGTGCATTGTGTCGGGTCGATGACCTTCTTGATGTCGATGATGTCGGGACTGGAAGGGGTGAGACAGGCGATCTGCTCTCAGCTGGGATTGTTTCCCGTAACGTCGACCTTGAATCAGGTCAAAGCGGGAATGCATGCGGCGGGATTCCTGCTGGCGTTGGGCCAGAAGACGGTGGACACCGACCTGCCTGCGAGCGACTGGCGGAACATCCTGGCCGACGTGGTGATACAGATGTTTCCGCCGCAAGAGCTGTGCAACAGCAATGTGTGCCATCAGGTGAGGATCATCTATGGGGAGGTATACAAGCACGACCAGTTGAACGCGGCGACACACGCCGCGTTGTTTGAAATGTTCGGGGTGGCGAATATCCGGGCGTTCAACCACATCCTGACGACGATCCAGAAGGGGCAGGTCGTGGATGAGCAGGGCAATGACGTGTACATGCCGAATGTTGGAAAGCTGAAGATACCGATCTCATTTATTCAGGGAGCGGAAAATCAGTTGTTCTTGCCCGAGGGAACACACCACACGTTCCAGTATGTGTGCGAGAAGAACGGATCGGACAATTACATCTGGATCACATTCCCGAACTACGGACATATGGACTGTTTTATCGGCAGGAGCGCGGCCACCGATATTTATCCGACTATCTGCTCCGAACTCGGTAAAACCAACTGA